One Natrinema longum genomic window carries:
- a CDS encoding dipeptide epimerase, with protein sequence MSLETAVERRSLPLEYPFGIARGTTTETEIVLVRIRADDGTTGVGAAAPSEHYGETAATVAAVLPDLCAIVEDVGDPHHLERIERRMRETVRGNPAARTAVSIALHDLVAKRFDVPLYRYWGLDPTETLETSYTIGLDDLETMREKATTAVDRGYGTLKVKLGTDRDLEIVRTIRSVAPDARLFVDANEAWTPHEALAKIDRLAEFDLAFVEQPVPAEDPEGLQFVYERSALPIAADESCVTLADIPQVADRCDIANLKLMKCGGLREARRMISAARAHGLEVMCGCMTESNASIAAACHLAPLLDYADLDGSLLLADDPADGVPMPDGRIDLAGLERPGTGAVLESS encoded by the coding sequence ATGTCCCTCGAGACCGCCGTCGAACGTCGCTCGCTTCCCCTCGAGTATCCCTTCGGGATCGCCCGCGGGACGACGACCGAGACCGAAATCGTGCTCGTCCGGATCCGGGCCGACGACGGAACGACCGGCGTCGGCGCTGCCGCGCCGTCCGAACACTACGGCGAGACTGCCGCGACGGTCGCGGCCGTCCTGCCCGACCTCTGTGCGATCGTCGAAGACGTCGGCGATCCCCACCACCTCGAGCGGATCGAGCGTCGCATGCGTGAGACGGTTCGGGGGAATCCGGCCGCGCGGACCGCAGTGAGCATCGCCCTCCACGACCTCGTCGCGAAACGGTTCGACGTCCCGCTGTATCGATACTGGGGACTCGATCCGACCGAGACCCTCGAAACGTCCTACACCATCGGGCTGGACGACCTCGAGACGATGCGCGAGAAGGCGACGACGGCCGTCGACCGCGGCTACGGGACGCTCAAGGTCAAACTCGGCACCGACCGAGATCTCGAGATCGTCCGGACGATCCGGTCGGTCGCGCCCGACGCCCGGTTGTTCGTCGACGCGAACGAGGCCTGGACGCCCCACGAAGCGCTCGCGAAGATCGACCGGCTCGCGGAGTTCGACCTCGCGTTCGTCGAACAGCCGGTCCCCGCGGAGGATCCCGAGGGGCTGCAGTTCGTCTACGAGCGCTCGGCGCTGCCGATCGCCGCCGACGAGTCCTGCGTGACGCTCGCGGATATCCCGCAGGTCGCGGACCGCTGTGACATCGCGAACCTGAAACTCATGAAATGTGGCGGGCTCCGGGAAGCCAGACGGATGATCAGTGCCGCCCGCGCCCACGGTCTCGAGGTCATGTGTGGCTGTATGACCGAATCGAACGCCTCGATCGCGGCGGCCTGTCACCTCGCGCCGCTGCTCGATTACGCCGACCTCGACGGCTCCTTGCTGTTGGCCGACGATCCCGCCGACGGCGTCCCGATGCCCGACGGCCGGATCGATCTCGCCGGCCTCGAACGGCCGGGAACGGGTGCCGTCCTCGAGTCGTCGTAA
- a CDS encoding formyltetrahydrofolate deformylase produces MTTDVTEITVIGDDDTGLVANVTSLLFERGINIEDLDQAVRDGVFRMYLAVDTSEMVCTEETLREDLHDLGDDLGLDVQVRFPADRETQQIAVLVTKESHCLEALFEAWANDELGADIGVVIGNHDDLQPLAEHYDVPFHDIGDEGGQQNEDRLLELLAEYDVDLIVLARYMRILSPNVVFRYEDRIINVHPSLLPAFPGAEAYRQAIEEGVRVAGVTAHYVTTDLDQGPIITQRAFDVPDDADLEGMKRRGQPLEADALLEAVQLHLNGDVSVHRGRTSVRENGTHYQLGLPEEIEEFTPDRPVDGIGSAVADDQ; encoded by the coding sequence ATGACGACCGACGTGACCGAAATCACGGTGATCGGAGACGACGACACCGGGCTGGTTGCCAACGTGACCAGCCTCCTGTTCGAGCGTGGGATCAACATCGAGGACCTCGATCAGGCGGTCCGGGACGGCGTCTTCCGGATGTATCTCGCCGTCGACACCAGCGAGATGGTCTGTACGGAGGAGACGCTCCGCGAGGACCTTCACGACCTCGGCGACGACCTCGGACTGGACGTCCAGGTCCGGTTCCCCGCCGACCGCGAAACCCAGCAGATCGCCGTCCTCGTCACGAAGGAGAGCCACTGCCTCGAGGCGCTGTTCGAGGCCTGGGCCAACGACGAACTCGGCGCGGACATCGGGGTGGTCATCGGCAACCACGATGACCTGCAGCCGCTGGCCGAACACTACGACGTCCCCTTCCACGACATCGGCGACGAGGGCGGCCAGCAAAACGAGGACCGACTCCTCGAGCTCCTCGCGGAGTACGACGTCGACCTGATCGTTCTCGCGCGGTACATGCGGATTCTCAGCCCCAACGTCGTCTTCCGCTACGAGGACCGTATCATCAACGTCCACCCCTCCCTGCTGCCGGCGTTCCCCGGTGCGGAAGCCTACCGGCAGGCGATCGAGGAGGGCGTCCGCGTGGCCGGCGTCACCGCCCACTACGTCACGACCGACCTCGACCAGGGCCCGATCATCACCCAGCGCGCGTTCGACGTCCCCGACGACGCGGATCTCGAGGGCATGAAGCGCCGTGGCCAGCCACTGGAGGCCGATGCCTTACTCGAGGCCGTCCAGCTCCACTTAAACGGCGACGTCTCCGTCCACCGCGGTCGGACCTCCGTCCGGGAGAACGGCACTCACTACCAGCTCGGTCTCCCCGAAGAGATCGAGGAGTTCACGCCCGATCGACCGGTCGACGGCATCGGCAGTGCGGTCGCCGACGACCAGTAA
- a CDS encoding helix-turn-helix domain-containing protein, translated as MTTVVELEVPTDRLGFARTFDRVSGFEFQIGGMIGGSPPLVWASGPDRDTLTQALEADPSVDVLASVAADGTNATTDDAADIGQHDRWLFRLEFGDGVKLFEEIVTENDGAILTAQGRAGRWKLKLLFHDRASVSTCHELLEQYEFGVDVTRISGVNDLASARTPLTETQYETICKAHELGYFDVPRGVTLKELAAELDISHQALSERLRRSHAALVSAELSDGTAPITIDP; from the coding sequence ATGACTACAGTCGTCGAACTCGAGGTTCCGACCGATCGACTCGGATTCGCTCGCACGTTCGATCGAGTGTCGGGGTTCGAGTTCCAGATCGGCGGCATGATCGGTGGATCGCCGCCACTCGTCTGGGCGAGCGGTCCGGATCGGGACACCCTCACGCAGGCGCTCGAGGCGGATCCGTCCGTCGATGTCCTCGCGAGCGTGGCCGCTGACGGGACGAACGCCACGACGGACGACGCAGCCGATATCGGCCAGCACGACCGATGGCTTTTCCGACTCGAGTTCGGTGACGGCGTGAAACTGTTCGAGGAGATCGTGACGGAAAACGACGGCGCGATCCTGACGGCCCAGGGCCGAGCGGGTCGCTGGAAGCTGAAGTTGCTCTTTCACGACCGAGCGTCGGTCTCGACGTGTCACGAACTCCTCGAGCAGTACGAATTCGGCGTCGACGTCACCAGAATCAGCGGCGTCAACGACCTGGCGAGCGCGCGGACACCGTTGACCGAAACGCAGTACGAAACGATCTGTAAGGCCCACGAACTCGGCTATTTCGACGTCCCGAGAGGGGTGACACTCAAGGAACTGGCCGCGGAACTCGATATTTCACACCAGGCGCTCTCCGAACGGCTCCGTCGGAGTCACGCCGCGCTCGTCAGCGCGGAGTTGTCCGACGGAACCGCCCCGATAACGATCGATCCCTGA
- a CDS encoding DUF7344 domain-containing protein: MSGRNRMDTADESARASDEVESPPELSLDDIYHLLQTKRRRDVIRYVRDGEEPVRLRELAEQVAAWEQGTTVENLSSSERQRVYISLYQSHLPKLDNHGLIDYEKDRGVVEATPQTAQFDSYLEPAREPDPSDQWPRRYAATIALCTLLVGTTAAGLVPVSGLVTTGIVLVAMSVVTGAHAWSTGWLNASDWLDA, from the coding sequence GTGAGCGGACGCAACCGGATGGATACCGCCGACGAGTCGGCGCGAGCGTCCGACGAGGTCGAGAGCCCCCCGGAACTGTCGCTGGACGACATCTACCACCTCCTGCAGACGAAACGCCGCCGAGACGTGATTCGCTACGTTCGTGACGGAGAGGAACCGGTCCGGTTGCGGGAGCTCGCCGAACAGGTCGCCGCCTGGGAGCAGGGAACGACCGTCGAGAATCTCAGCTCCAGCGAACGCCAGCGGGTCTACATCTCGTTATATCAGTCCCACCTTCCGAAACTCGACAATCACGGGCTCATCGACTACGAGAAGGACCGTGGCGTCGTCGAAGCGACACCGCAAACGGCACAGTTCGACTCCTATCTCGAGCCCGCTCGTGAGCCCGATCCCTCCGATCAGTGGCCACGGCGGTACGCGGCGACGATCGCCCTCTGTACCCTGTTGGTCGGTACGACCGCCGCAGGGCTCGTCCCCGTCTCCGGACTCGTCACTACAGGGATCGTTCTCGTCGCAATGTCCGTCGTCACGGGCGCACACGCGTGGTCGACAGGCTGGCTCAACGCGTCGGATTGGCTCGACGCGTAG
- a CDS encoding GNAT family N-acetyltransferase, whose product MASTDTLEFGHTDRKRIYEYVERHGVVDPDEARDRLDLDPGGFRHHVAILKRDGRLEEDDGKLRVTIDAGAEEEYVADDLEFHIRPARQEDLSGIVGAIRRVAEEKTYIEAESVADEIDHEDALLRHNELQSRMFFVATVEDEVVGWVHLHAPELEKLSHTAELTVGVLEEYQGHGLGSHLLSRGLEWAGSNGYEKVYQSVPSTNDEAIAFLEEHDWETEAIREDHYKLDGHYVDEVMMAVELRD is encoded by the coding sequence ATGGCGTCAACAGATACGCTCGAGTTCGGTCACACGGACCGGAAACGGATATACGAGTACGTCGAGCGACACGGGGTCGTCGACCCCGACGAGGCGCGGGACCGCCTAGACCTCGACCCCGGTGGGTTCCGTCACCACGTCGCGATCCTCAAGCGGGACGGCCGTCTCGAGGAAGACGACGGGAAGCTCAGGGTCACGATCGACGCCGGTGCCGAGGAGGAGTACGTCGCCGACGACCTCGAGTTCCACATCCGACCGGCGCGCCAGGAGGACCTGTCGGGGATCGTCGGCGCGATCCGGCGGGTCGCCGAAGAGAAAACCTACATCGAGGCCGAGAGCGTCGCCGACGAGATCGATCACGAGGACGCCTTGCTCCGGCACAACGAACTCCAGTCCCGGATGTTCTTCGTCGCGACGGTCGAGGACGAGGTCGTCGGCTGGGTCCACCTCCACGCGCCGGAACTCGAGAAGTTGAGCCACACCGCCGAACTCACCGTCGGGGTCCTCGAGGAGTATCAGGGCCACGGCCTGGGCTCGCACCTCCTCTCGCGGGGCCTCGAGTGGGCCGGCTCCAACGGGTACGAGAAGGTCTACCAGAGCGTTCCTTCGACCAACGACGAGGCGATCGCGTTCCTCGAGGAACACGACTGGGAGACCGAAGCGATCCGGGAAGACCACTACAAACTCGACGGCCACTACGTCGACGAGGTGATGATGGCCGTCGAACTCCGAGACTAA
- a CDS encoding redox-regulated ATPase YchF translates to MLSIALAGKPNAGKSTFYTAATMAEVDVANYPFTTIDANRGVSYVRTECPCLERDERCNAENCEDGKRYVPIELLDVAGLVPGAHEGKGLGNQFLDELTNADVIVNVVDASGGTNEKGEPVDIGDHDPLEDIDFIEEEMDLWLAGIVDRNWESVERKSRSPDFDIDDALADMLSGFGASPKQIAMTLRDLDYPDDPIQWEDEHREALARDVRQRTKPIVVAANKIDVAPEENVERLLDLDKPVIPTTAEGELALRRAADNDLIEYDPGDESIEIGDGVNDAQRGALEDLADTMAEWSGTGVQAALDHAVYDLLEHLTAYPVEDASKWSDGSGNVLPDAFLLPQGSTPVDLAYSVHSDIGDGYLHAVNAKSNREIGEEYELEEGDVIKIVSTN, encoded by the coding sequence ATGCTTTCGATCGCGCTTGCCGGGAAGCCAAACGCCGGCAAGTCCACGTTCTACACGGCGGCGACGATGGCGGAGGTCGACGTCGCCAACTATCCGTTCACGACGATCGACGCCAACCGCGGGGTGAGCTACGTCCGAACGGAGTGCCCCTGTCTCGAGCGCGACGAGCGCTGTAACGCCGAGAACTGCGAGGACGGCAAGCGCTACGTCCCGATCGAACTCCTGGACGTGGCGGGACTGGTGCCCGGCGCTCACGAGGGGAAGGGACTCGGCAACCAGTTTCTGGACGAACTCACGAACGCCGACGTCATCGTCAACGTCGTCGACGCCTCGGGCGGCACGAACGAGAAGGGCGAACCCGTCGACATCGGCGACCACGACCCGCTCGAGGACATCGACTTCATCGAGGAGGAGATGGACCTCTGGCTGGCGGGCATCGTCGATCGCAACTGGGAGTCGGTCGAACGCAAGTCCCGCTCGCCCGACTTCGACATCGACGACGCGCTCGCGGACATGCTCTCCGGCTTCGGCGCATCGCCCAAACAGATCGCGATGACCCTTCGGGACCTCGACTACCCCGACGACCCCATCCAGTGGGAGGACGAACACCGCGAAGCGCTCGCCCGTGACGTTCGCCAGCGAACCAAGCCGATCGTCGTCGCGGCGAACAAGATCGACGTCGCACCCGAGGAGAACGTCGAACGTCTGCTCGACCTCGATAAACCGGTGATCCCGACGACCGCAGAAGGCGAACTCGCCCTGCGCCGGGCCGCGGACAACGATCTCATCGAGTACGATCCCGGCGACGAGTCGATCGAGATCGGCGACGGCGTCAACGACGCCCAGCGTGGGGCTCTCGAGGACCTCGCGGACACGATGGCCGAATGGAGCGGCACCGGCGTGCAGGCGGCGCTCGATCACGCTGTGTACGACCTCCTCGAGCACCTCACCGCTTACCCCGTCGAGGACGCCTCGAAGTGGTCCGACGGCAGCGGCAACGTCCTCCCCGACGCCTTCCTGCTACCCCAGGGATCGACACCCGTCGATCTGGCGTACAGCGTCCACTCCGACATCGGCGACGGCTACCTCCACGCGGTCAACGCCAAGTCGAATCGGGAGATCGGCGAGGAGTACGAACTCGAGGAAGGCGACGTGATCAAGATCGTGAGTACGAACTGA
- a CDS encoding amphi-Trp domain-containing protein — MVDKTLSADEVTREEAAERLRALADEIDGTGATSVRTGNKTVDLTPSGSIAYEVGVRERSSILRGQRETVTVKLDWKPPKTTEGTEESEAK, encoded by the coding sequence ATGGTGGACAAGACCCTTTCCGCCGACGAAGTCACCCGCGAAGAGGCCGCCGAACGACTGCGAGCGCTGGCCGACGAGATCGATGGGACGGGAGCAACGTCGGTCCGAACGGGGAACAAAACGGTCGATCTCACGCCCTCGGGGTCGATCGCCTACGAGGTCGGCGTCCGCGAGCGCTCCTCGATCCTGCGCGGCCAGCGCGAGACGGTCACGGTCAAACTCGACTGGAAGCCGCCGAAAACCACGGAGGGAACCGAAGAGAGCGAAGCCAAGTAG